The following proteins are co-located in the Mesorhizobium sp. M1E.F.Ca.ET.045.02.1.1 genome:
- a CDS encoding DUF1194 domain-containing protein: MSLLVSSPCSPIAAGGLRKPDVDLELVLAVDVSSSMSLAEQRVQRDGYISAFRHPDLERAIGSGARGAIAVSYLEWAGPKYQRVVLPWTTISSAGDAKRFADALSAKPIVAEAGTSISGGLLAAAGLLAHSQAAGERRVIDISGDGPNNAGLPVRPIREMLTGLGITINGLPVSLPHEGSSSYQSFAPRYLSSYYENCVIGGPGAFVIGIDDLAMFEAVIRRKLLLEIAGLPARPRLVSYTQPGSPAFDCSMPGTVAR, encoded by the coding sequence TTGTCGCTCCTTGTCAGCAGCCCCTGCTCGCCAATAGCGGCCGGCGGGCTCCGAAAACCCGACGTCGACCTCGAACTGGTGCTTGCCGTCGACGTCTCTTCCTCGATGAGTCTCGCCGAGCAGCGGGTTCAACGCGACGGCTATATCAGCGCATTCCGCCACCCCGACCTTGAACGGGCCATAGGATCGGGGGCGCGCGGCGCGATCGCGGTGTCTTACCTTGAATGGGCCGGGCCAAAGTATCAACGCGTCGTTCTGCCATGGACGACTATCAGCAGTGCTGGGGATGCAAAGCGTTTCGCTGATGCCCTCTCCGCAAAGCCGATCGTCGCGGAAGCGGGTACCTCCATTTCCGGTGGGCTGCTGGCGGCGGCCGGCCTGTTGGCGCACAGCCAGGCGGCAGGCGAGCGCAGGGTAATCGACATATCCGGCGATGGCCCAAACAATGCCGGCTTGCCGGTGCGGCCCATACGGGAGATGCTGACGGGCCTGGGGATCACCATCAACGGCCTGCCAGTGTCTCTGCCGCATGAAGGCTCCAGCAGCTATCAATCCTTTGCCCCGCGATATCTTTCCTCGTACTACGAGAATTGCGTCATCGGCGGGCCGGGCGCATTCGTGATCGGAATTGACGATCTCGCCATGTTTGAAGCAGTGATCCGTCGAAAGCTGCTTCTGGAGATCGCAGGACTGCCCGCGCGGCCCAGACTCGTTTCCTATACCCAGCCAGGCTCCCCTGCATTCGACTGTTCGATGCCTGGAACTGTTGCGCGCTAG
- a CDS encoding sulfocyanin-like copper-binding protein — protein MEVTMKRTSIRAAVGLTAAMLIAGGASAAQAASVVNVSLWDKGATTTMAIGLAYAMPSVDTAKATMGIKVSPPEVKAGKVTFNVKNDSKDRVHEMIVIHLANPGRQLPYINAQNRVEEDKAGDKGEVSDLKPGASGTLMVNLKAGKYLLICNQPGHYAAGMWTEFTVDP, from the coding sequence ATGGAGGTCACCATGAAACGCACATCAATACGAGCGGCGGTTGGGCTGACTGCTGCAATGCTGATAGCGGGAGGCGCAAGCGCCGCTCAGGCCGCATCGGTTGTCAATGTCTCGCTGTGGGACAAAGGCGCGACGACAACGATGGCGATCGGGCTCGCTTATGCGATGCCAAGCGTCGATACCGCCAAGGCGACCATGGGCATCAAGGTTTCGCCCCCAGAAGTGAAGGCCGGAAAAGTCACATTCAATGTGAAGAATGACTCCAAGGACAGGGTCCACGAAATGATCGTCATCCACCTTGCAAATCCCGGCCGGCAGCTTCCGTACATCAACGCCCAGAACCGCGTTGAAGAAGACAAGGCCGGCGACAAGGGCGAGGTGTCGGACCTCAAACCCGGCGCGTCAGGCACGTTGATGGTCAATCTCAAGGCTGGAAAGTATCTGCTGATCTGCAACCAGCCAGGTCACTATGCAGCCGGCATGTGGACCGAATTCACAGTTGATCCGTAG
- a CDS encoding YbaY family lipoprotein has translation MLDRIAEFFIFGLVPLVVGVLAVPGLTSAAEKTIAGEATYHERIALPPDAVLSVELVDVSLADAPATIIGQRKIVPAGQVPIKFEISFDPQAIKPGRTYALQARITVDDRLLFVTDTRHQVDPLDGKPQTVVLKMAAPAAEPDAAALYGQSWLVEYIDGIGAIAEPRATFRISEAGKAGGKGPCNTYFATATVAGHRIAIGDIGSTRMACAQDVMVEEKALFDALTKAVSYRIDAGKLTIADKDGRDILRFSAAS, from the coding sequence ATGCTGGACAGGATTGCGGAATTCTTCATCTTCGGCCTCGTGCCGCTGGTGGTCGGCGTGCTTGCCGTGCCGGGGCTGACCAGTGCCGCCGAAAAGACGATTGCCGGCGAGGCGACCTATCACGAGCGCATCGCGCTGCCGCCCGATGCGGTGCTTTCGGTCGAGCTCGTGGATGTTTCGCTGGCCGATGCGCCGGCGACGATCATCGGCCAGCGCAAGATCGTGCCGGCCGGCCAGGTGCCGATCAAATTCGAGATCAGCTTCGATCCCCAAGCGATCAAGCCGGGCAGAACCTATGCGCTGCAGGCCCGCATCACCGTCGACGACCGGCTGCTGTTTGTCACCGATACCCGCCACCAGGTCGATCCGCTGGATGGCAAGCCGCAGACCGTCGTGCTGAAAATGGCTGCGCCCGCCGCCGAACCGGACGCCGCGGCCTTGTACGGCCAGAGTTGGCTCGTCGAATATATCGACGGCATCGGCGCGATCGCCGAGCCGCGGGCGACGTTCCGCATCAGCGAGGCCGGCAAGGCCGGCGGCAAGGGCCCGTGCAATACCTACTTCGCCACCGCCACGGTGGCAGGGCACAGGATCGCCATCGGCGACATCGGCTCGACTCGCATGGCCTGCGCACAGGATGTCATGGTTGAGGAGAAGGCCCTGTTCGACGCGCTGACCAAGGCTGTTTCCTACCGGATCGACGCCGGCAAGCTCACAATCGCCGACAAGGACGGCCGCGACATCCTGCGCTTCAGCGCCGCGAGCTGA